From one Tepidamorphus gemmatus genomic stretch:
- a CDS encoding CoA-acylating methylmalonate-semialdehyde dehydrogenase gives MRSIGHFIGGRVVPGSSGRTADVFDPNTGEVQAKVALASKGEVEAAIANAAAAQPAWAAENPQKRARVLMKFLQLAQAEMDSLAKLLSSEHGKTIPDAKGDIQRGLEVVEFACGIPHLLKGEFTEGAGPGIDMYSMRQPLGVVAGITPFNFPAMIPLWKAAPAIACGNAFILKPSERDPSVPIRIAELFKQAGLPDGVFNVVNGDKEAVDTILTDPRIMAIGFVGSSQIAEYVYATGCAHGKRVQCFGGAKNHMIIMPDADMDQAVDALIGAGYGSAGERCMAISVAVPVGEKTADALMGKLIPRVEKLKVGLSTDPDADYGPLVTRAALERVRGYVDQGVKEGAELVVDGRGFTMQGYENGFFMGGCLFDRVTPEMTIYKEEIFGPVLSVVRARDYDEALALPTKHEYGNGVAIFTRDGDAARDFATRVQVGMVGINVPIPVPLAYYTFGGWKRSGFGDLNQHGPDSIRFYTKTKTVTSRWPSGIKDGAEFVIPTMR, from the coding sequence ATGAGATCGATCGGTCATTTCATCGGGGGACGGGTGGTCCCCGGCAGTTCCGGACGGACCGCCGACGTCTTCGATCCCAATACCGGCGAGGTGCAGGCGAAGGTCGCGCTGGCGTCGAAGGGCGAGGTCGAGGCGGCGATCGCCAACGCCGCCGCCGCCCAGCCGGCCTGGGCGGCAGAAAACCCGCAGAAGCGCGCCCGCGTGCTGATGAAGTTCCTGCAGCTCGCGCAGGCCGAGATGGACAGCCTCGCCAAGCTGCTGTCCTCCGAGCATGGCAAGACCATTCCGGATGCGAAGGGCGACATCCAGCGCGGTCTTGAGGTTGTCGAATTCGCCTGCGGCATCCCGCATCTTCTGAAGGGTGAATTCACCGAGGGTGCCGGTCCCGGCATCGACATGTACTCGATGCGCCAGCCGCTCGGCGTGGTGGCCGGCATCACGCCGTTCAACTTCCCGGCGATGATCCCGCTGTGGAAGGCCGCGCCGGCGATCGCCTGCGGCAATGCCTTCATCCTGAAGCCGTCGGAGCGCGATCCCTCCGTGCCGATCCGCATCGCCGAGCTGTTCAAGCAGGCAGGGCTGCCGGACGGCGTGTTCAATGTCGTCAACGGCGACAAGGAAGCCGTCGACACCATCCTCACCGATCCGCGGATCATGGCGATCGGCTTCGTCGGCTCCTCGCAGATCGCCGAATATGTCTATGCAACCGGTTGTGCGCACGGCAAGCGCGTGCAGTGCTTCGGCGGCGCCAAGAACCACATGATCATCATGCCGGATGCCGACATGGACCAGGCCGTCGATGCCCTTATCGGCGCCGGCTACGGCTCGGCCGGGGAGCGCTGCATGGCGATCTCGGTGGCGGTGCCGGTCGGCGAGAAGACCGCCGACGCGCTGATGGGCAAGCTGATCCCGCGCGTCGAGAAGCTGAAGGTCGGCCTGTCGACCGATCCCGACGCCGACTATGGTCCACTGGTGACCAGGGCAGCGCTGGAGCGCGTCCGCGGCTATGTCGATCAAGGGGTCAAGGAAGGCGCCGAACTCGTCGTCGATGGTCGCGGCTTCACCATGCAGGGCTACGAGAACGGTTTCTTCATGGGCGGCTGCCTGTTCGACCGGGTGACGCCGGAGATGACAATCTACAAGGAGGAGATCTTCGGACCTGTGCTGTCGGTCGTCCGCGCCAGGGACTATGACGAGGCGCTGGCATTGCCCACGAAGCACGAATACGGCAATGGCGTCGCGATCTTCACCCGCGACGGCGACGCCGCCCGGGACTTCGCCACCAGGGTGCAGGTCGGCATGGTCGGCATCAACGTGCCGATCCCGGTGCCGCTCGCCTACTACACCTTCGGCGGCTGGAAGCGCTCGGGCTTCGGCGATCTCAACCAGCACGGGCCGGACTCGATCCGATTCTACACCAAGACCAAGACGGTCACGTCGCGCTGGCCGTCGGGCATCAAGGATGGCGCGGAGTTCGTCATTCCGACGATGCGGTAG
- a CDS encoding acetyl-CoA C-acyltransferase family protein: MTESVVIVGGVRTAIGTFGGSLAGLPPTALGAACVTEALKRANVAPETVGHVVFGSVIQTEPRDAYLARVAAIEGGVPKEVPAMTVNRLCGSGAQAIVSAAQAILLGDADTAVAGGAESMSRAPYLLAAARFGQKMGDTTVVDGLTGALNDPFGAGHMGITAENVAAKWQVSRADQDGFAVESQKRAARAIAEGRFRDQILPIEVKKGRETVMFDTDEHPRPDTTLETLAGLRAVFKKDGTVTAGNASGINDGAAALVLTSESRASRDGLKPLARIVGYAHAGVEPSEMGIGPVPAVQALVKRTGLAISDFDVIESNEAFAAQALAVSRELGLDPEKVNPNGGAIALGHPVGATGAIITVKALYELMRTGGRYGLITMCIGGGQGIALAIERL; this comes from the coding sequence ATGACCGAGAGCGTCGTCATCGTCGGCGGAGTGCGCACCGCCATCGGCACATTCGGCGGGTCGCTGGCGGGGCTGCCGCCGACCGCGCTGGGCGCGGCCTGTGTGACCGAGGCGCTGAAGCGGGCAAATGTCGCCCCGGAGACGGTCGGCCACGTCGTATTCGGCAGCGTCATCCAGACCGAGCCGCGCGACGCCTATCTCGCCCGTGTCGCGGCGATCGAGGGCGGCGTCCCGAAGGAGGTGCCGGCAATGACGGTCAACCGCCTGTGCGGATCCGGCGCGCAGGCGATTGTCTCGGCGGCTCAGGCGATCCTGCTCGGTGACGCGGATACGGCAGTCGCCGGTGGCGCCGAATCGATGAGCCGGGCGCCCTACCTGCTGGCGGCGGCCCGTTTCGGCCAGAAGATGGGCGATACCACGGTGGTGGATGGGCTCACCGGCGCGCTCAACGATCCGTTCGGCGCAGGACACATGGGCATCACGGCGGAGAACGTCGCAGCGAAGTGGCAGGTCTCGCGCGCCGATCAGGACGGGTTCGCGGTCGAGAGCCAGAAGCGCGCGGCGCGCGCCATCGCCGAGGGCCGCTTCCGTGACCAGATCCTGCCGATCGAGGTGAAGAAGGGGCGCGAAACGGTCATGTTCGACACCGACGAGCATCCCAGACCGGACACGACGCTCGAGACGCTCGCCGGTTTGCGCGCCGTCTTCAAGAAGGACGGCACCGTGACGGCGGGCAATGCCTCGGGCATCAATGACGGCGCCGCCGCGCTGGTGCTGACGAGCGAGAGCCGGGCGTCCCGTGACGGCCTGAAGCCGCTTGCGCGCATCGTCGGCTATGCCCATGCCGGCGTCGAGCCCTCCGAGATGGGCATCGGCCCGGTGCCGGCAGTGCAGGCGCTTGTGAAGCGCACCGGTCTGGCGATTTCCGATTTCGACGTGATCGAATCCAACGAGGCCTTCGCCGCCCAGGCGCTGGCGGTCAGCCGCGAACTCGGGCTCGATCCGGAGAAGGTCAATCCCAATGGCGGCGCCATCGCGCTCGGCCATCCGGTCGGCGCAACGGGGGCGATCATCACCGTCAAGGCGCTCTACGAGCTGATGCGCACGGGCGGCCGCTACGGCCTCATCACCATGTGCATCGGCGGCGGGCAGGGCATCGCGCTCGCCATCGAGCGGCTGTAG
- a CDS encoding isobutyryl-CoA dehydrogenase — MDFTLSEEQAAIRDMAREFAARELAPHAVAWDEAKHFPVDTLRAAAALGMGGVYVRDDVGGSGLTRLDAALIFEGLATGCPSIAAYISIHNMCAWMIDHFGSDEQRAKWLPDLCAMRTLASYCLTEPGSGSDAAALRTRAVRDGDHYVLDGQKQFISGAGSSDVYVVMVRTGEDGPKGISTLVVPGDTPGLKLGANERKMGWNAQPTRAVIFEAARVPVANRLGAEGEGFRIAMAGLDGGRLNIAACSLGGAQAALDRAVTYMGDRRAFGRRLAEFQALQFRVADMAIELEAARTFLWRAASALDAKAPDATRLCAMAKRFVTDTGFEVANQALQLHGGYGYLSEYGIEKIVRDLRVHQILEGTNEIMRLIVAREIFGR; from the coding sequence ATGGACTTCACGCTGTCGGAGGAGCAGGCCGCGATCCGCGACATGGCGCGCGAATTCGCGGCACGTGAGCTGGCGCCGCATGCGGTCGCGTGGGACGAAGCCAAGCATTTTCCGGTGGACACGCTGCGGGCCGCCGCCGCGCTCGGCATGGGGGGCGTCTATGTCCGCGACGATGTCGGCGGATCGGGCCTCACCCGCCTCGACGCGGCGCTGATCTTCGAGGGGCTTGCCACCGGATGCCCGTCGATCGCGGCCTACATCTCGATCCACAACATGTGCGCGTGGATGATCGACCATTTCGGCTCGGACGAGCAGCGGGCGAAGTGGCTGCCCGACCTGTGCGCGATGCGGACGCTCGCCAGCTACTGCCTGACCGAGCCGGGCTCGGGCTCGGACGCGGCGGCGCTGCGGACGCGGGCGGTGCGCGACGGCGACCATTACGTCCTCGACGGCCAGAAGCAGTTCATCTCCGGCGCCGGTTCCAGCGACGTCTACGTGGTGATGGTGCGCACCGGCGAGGACGGCCCGAAGGGCATCTCGACCCTGGTCGTTCCCGGCGACACGCCGGGCCTCAAGCTCGGCGCCAACGAGCGCAAGATGGGTTGGAACGCCCAGCCGACGCGGGCCGTGATCTTCGAGGCAGCTCGGGTGCCGGTCGCAAACCGGCTCGGCGCGGAGGGCGAAGGTTTCCGGATCGCCATGGCGGGACTTGACGGCGGGCGCCTCAACATTGCCGCCTGCTCGCTCGGTGGGGCGCAGGCGGCGCTCGACAGGGCCGTGACCTACATGGGCGACCGACGTGCCTTCGGCAGGCGGCTGGCGGAGTTCCAGGCGCTTCAGTTCCGCGTCGCCGACATGGCGATCGAACTGGAGGCGGCGCGCACCTTCCTGTGGCGGGCGGCGTCGGCGCTCGATGCGAAGGCGCCCGACGCGACGCGGCTCTGCGCGATGGCCAAGCGCTTCGTCACCGATACGGGCTTCGAGGTTGCCAATCAGGCGCTGCAGCTGCACGGCGGCTATGGCTATCTCAGCGAGTACGGGATCGAGAAGATCGTCCGCGACCTCAGGGTGCATCAGATACTCGAAGGGACCAACGAGATCATGCGGCTCATCGTGGCGCGGGAGATCTTCGGCCGGTGA
- the mmsB gene encoding 3-hydroxyisobutyrate dehydrogenase: protein MATIGFIGLGNMGGPMAANLLKAGHRVRGFDLSEVATARFQDAGGTVCGTIAEAVSGAEVVVTMLPAGRHVEAVYAGEGGILSSAAPETLLIDSSTIDVATARKVAAAAEAAGMTMIDAPVSGGVGGATAGTLTFMVGGPEAAFAAAKPYLEKMGRTIVHAGGPGNGQAAKICNNLILGISMIGVSEAFVLAEKLGLDHQKLFDIASTASGQCWSLTTYCPVPGPVPSSPANRDYQPGFTAAMMLKDLKLAQEAANASGATTPLGAEAAQIYSLFAGAGHGEVDFSGIIRFLRGQG from the coding sequence ATGGCGACAATTGGCTTCATCGGGCTCGGCAACATGGGCGGGCCGATGGCAGCAAACCTTCTGAAGGCGGGGCACAGGGTGAGGGGCTTCGATCTGTCGGAGGTCGCGACGGCAAGGTTTCAGGACGCGGGCGGCACGGTCTGCGGCACGATCGCCGAGGCGGTGTCCGGCGCCGAGGTCGTGGTGACCATGCTGCCGGCCGGCCGGCATGTGGAGGCGGTCTATGCGGGGGAGGGCGGCATCCTTTCCTCCGCCGCGCCGGAAACGCTGCTGATCGACTCCTCGACGATCGATGTCGCCACCGCGCGCAAGGTGGCTGCTGCCGCCGAAGCGGCGGGCATGACGATGATCGACGCGCCCGTGTCGGGCGGGGTCGGGGGGGCGACGGCGGGCACGCTGACCTTCATGGTCGGGGGACCCGAAGCAGCCTTCGCGGCGGCAAAGCCCTATCTGGAGAAGATGGGCAGGACCATCGTCCATGCCGGCGGGCCGGGCAACGGCCAGGCCGCCAAGATCTGCAACAACTTGATCCTCGGCATCTCGATGATCGGCGTCTCGGAGGCGTTCGTGCTCGCCGAGAAGCTTGGCCTCGATCATCAGAAGCTGTTCGACATTGCATCCACGGCCTCGGGCCAGTGCTGGTCGCTGACCACCTATTGCCCGGTGCCCGGGCCGGTGCCGAGCTCGCCGGCGAACCGCGACTACCAGCCGGGCTTCACCGCCGCAATGATGCTCAAGGATCTGAAGCTTGCGCAGGAGGCGGCCAATGCGTCGGGTGCGACCACCCCGCTCGGCGCCGAAGCTGCGCAGATCTATTCGCTGTTTGCGGGAGCCGGACACGGCGAGGTGGACTTTTCCGGAATAATCCGCTTCCTGCGAGGCCAGGGCTGA